The Diaphorobacter ruginosibacter genome contains a region encoding:
- a CDS encoding response regulator — MRLLLVEDDIMIGEAVQDLLRAERYAVDWARDAASADTALRTQGYDLVLLDLGLPGRDGLSVLRDMRTRSDRTPVLIATARDAVSERVKGLDAGADDYLLKPYDMDELLARIRALTRRAAGRAEPEYEHQGVTIRPATREAAVHGQPVVLSAREWAVLEPLLARPGAVLSRQQLEDKLYGWGDEVSSNAVEVYIHGLRKKLGASIIVNVRGVGYMVPK; from the coding sequence ATGCGATTGCTGCTGGTGGAAGACGACATCATGATCGGCGAGGCCGTGCAGGATCTGCTGCGCGCCGAGCGCTACGCGGTCGACTGGGCCCGCGACGCAGCGAGTGCGGACACCGCATTGCGCACGCAGGGCTACGACCTCGTGCTGCTTGACCTGGGGCTGCCCGGGCGCGATGGATTGAGCGTGCTGCGTGACATGCGCACGCGCAGCGACCGCACGCCGGTGCTGATTGCCACCGCGCGCGATGCCGTCTCCGAGCGTGTGAAGGGGCTCGATGCAGGGGCCGACGACTATCTTCTCAAACCCTATGACATGGACGAGCTGCTGGCCCGCATCCGGGCACTTACGCGCCGCGCAGCGGGCCGTGCCGAACCCGAGTACGAGCACCAGGGTGTGACGATACGGCCGGCCACGCGCGAGGCCGCGGTCCATGGACAGCCGGTGGTGCTATCCGCACGCGAGTGGGCGGTGCTGGAGCCCTTGCTGGCCCGGCCCGGCGCCGTGCTCTCGCGCCAGCAGCTCGAAGACAAGCTCTACGGCTGGGGCGACGAGGTCAGCAGCAACGCGGTCGAGGTGTACATCCATGGCCTGCGCAAGAAACTGGGCGCCAGCATCATCGTCAATGTGCGTGGCGTCGGCTACATGGTGCCCAAATGA
- a CDS encoding DegQ family serine endoprotease — MNTMMKTPRGLVVALVAAGVIGGAGAGLATSHFARAEQSPVASMAQGVAASGGATSALPGFAQITRQNGPAVVNISVSGTRHASAASGDDDDDAPAAAQQRIDPEDPFYQFFRQFGIPAPGMQQRQMPRDVPVRGEGSGFIVSPDGIVLTNAHVVKDADSVTVKLTDRREFKAKVLGSDPKTDVAVLKIDAKNLPTVKIGDTRSLNVGEWVLAIGSPFGFENSVTAGVVSAKGRSLPDDSSVAFIQTDVAVNPGNSGGPLFNERGEVVGINSQIYSRSGGYQGLSFAIPIEVATHVKDQIMATGKVEHARLGVMVQEVNQTLADSFGLDSPEGALVSNVEKGGPADKAGLQSGDVIRSVNGQKIVGSGDLPAYVGMAAPGARLEMEVWRQGKKVDLVASLGNASDKAAKVASSGDKASHGKLGVSLRPLQPDERKQIGAEGGLLIEQAQGPAAKAGIQPGDVLLAVNGTPAKDVEQVRSAIAKAGKSVALLVQRDGTRIFVPVQLG, encoded by the coding sequence ATGAACACTATGATGAAGACTCCCCGTGGTCTGGTTGTCGCGCTGGTAGCCGCGGGCGTGATAGGCGGCGCGGGTGCGGGACTGGCTACCAGTCATTTCGCGAGAGCGGAGCAGTCGCCCGTGGCCAGCATGGCGCAAGGCGTTGCCGCCAGTGGTGGTGCGACGAGCGCATTGCCTGGTTTCGCGCAGATCACGCGGCAGAACGGTCCGGCCGTTGTGAATATCAGCGTGAGCGGTACGCGCCACGCCAGCGCTGCGTCTGGAGATGATGACGACGATGCGCCCGCTGCCGCGCAGCAGCGCATCGACCCCGAGGATCCGTTCTATCAGTTCTTCAGGCAGTTCGGCATCCCCGCGCCGGGCATGCAGCAGCGCCAGATGCCGCGCGACGTGCCTGTGCGTGGCGAGGGCTCCGGATTCATCGTGAGCCCCGACGGCATCGTGCTGACCAATGCGCACGTCGTGAAGGATGCGGACAGCGTCACGGTGAAGCTCACCGACCGCCGCGAGTTCAAGGCCAAGGTGCTGGGCAGCGATCCCAAGACCGATGTGGCCGTGCTGAAGATCGACGCGAAGAACCTGCCCACCGTGAAGATCGGCGACACCCGGTCGCTGAATGTGGGCGAGTGGGTGCTGGCCATCGGTTCGCCGTTCGGCTTCGAGAACAGCGTCACGGCCGGCGTGGTAAGCGCCAAGGGCCGCTCCCTGCCCGATGACAGTTCCGTGGCCTTCATCCAGACCGACGTGGCGGTGAACCCCGGCAATTCCGGCGGCCCCCTGTTCAACGAGCGCGGCGAGGTGGTCGGCATCAATTCGCAGATCTACAGCCGCTCGGGCGGTTACCAGGGACTGTCGTTCGCGATCCCGATCGAGGTGGCCACGCACGTGAAGGACCAGATCATGGCAACGGGCAAGGTCGAGCATGCGCGTCTTGGCGTGATGGTTCAGGAGGTGAACCAGACGCTGGCGGACTCGTTCGGTCTCGACAGTCCCGAAGGTGCACTGGTCTCCAATGTGGAGAAGGGCGGTCCCGCCGACAAGGCCGGTCTGCAGTCGGGCGATGTGATCCGCAGCGTGAATGGCCAGAAGATCGTGGGCTCTGGCGACCTGCCGGCCTACGTGGGCATGGCCGCACCCGGTGCAAGGCTCGAGATGGAGGTGTGGCGCCAGGGCAAGAAGGTGGATCTGGTCGCGTCGCTTGGCAATGCCAGCGACAAGGCCGCCAAGGTGGCCAGCAGTGGCGACAAGGCTTCGCACGGCAAGTTGGGTGTGTCGCTGCGGCCGTTGCAGCCGGATGAGCGCAAGCAGATCGGCGCGGAGGGCGGCCTGCTGATCGAGCAGGCACAGGGGCCTGCCGCGAAGGCCGGCATCCAGCCGGGCGACGTGCTGCTGGCCGTGAATGGCACACCGGCCAAGGATGTGGAGCAGGTGCGCAGCGCCATCGCCAAGGCCGGAAAGTCGGTGGCCCTGCTGGTGCAGCGCGACGGCACGCGCATATTTGTGCCGGTGCAGTTAGGATAA